One candidate division WOR-3 bacterium genomic window carries:
- a CDS encoding prepilin-type N-terminal cleavage/methylation domain-containing protein, with product MKKGFTLIELLVSMLIFSIVMTAVIAVFVTQHRKTIQVQNVSSLQTDAQVAFEVLKWDLMMAGFGLSPTNNIINAVDGGSDAPDEITIFGLALGYELQTTGFNIALNTQPVPANIITTNSWFGRDTVRNIKKGQYVYGINPESRELVPSLQGVMVDSVVFNSDSTLTLFLANNVSYLRGTILIGVNNPILLNNGVRYFLDANGVLWRNNVPFLENVEDIQFAYGIDGLNGAPDGEIDVNEWVNDLTGVNNDLIFGNKFAIRVTLIVRTRGIPGFDYGRNHIEVENRVINLTPFDRRFDRIILQGVVFPRNLNL from the coding sequence ATGAAAAAGGGGTTTACACTTATTGAATTACTTGTAAGTATGTTAATTTTCAGTATAGTTATGACTGCTGTGATTGCAGTTTTTGTAACCCAGCACAGAAAGACGATTCAGGTTCAGAATGTTTCTTCCTTACAAACAGATGCCCAGGTTGCCTTTGAAGTTTTAAAATGGGATTTAATGATGGCGGGGTTTGGACTTAGTCCTACAAATAATATAATCAATGCAGTGGACGGGGGATCAGATGCTCCTGATGAGATTACAATTTTTGGACTTGCCCTTGGGTATGAGCTTCAAACTACAGGATTTAATATAGCCCTGAATACTCAACCGGTACCGGCAAATATTATAACTACTAACTCTTGGTTTGGTCGAGATACAGTAAGGAACATCAAAAAAGGGCAATATGTTTATGGTATAAATCCTGAATCAAGAGAACTTGTTCCTTCTTTGCAGGGTGTAATGGTTGATAGTGTGGTTTTTAATTCTGACTCAACCCTTACACTTTTTCTTGCTAATAATGTATCATACTTAAGGGGCACAATTCTTATAGGTGTGAATAATCCTATCCTTCTTAATAACGGAGTAAGATATTTTCTGGATGCAAATGGGGTATTATGGAGAAACAATGTTCCTTTTCTTGAAAATGTTGAGGATATTCAGTTTGCATATGGAATTGATGGGCTTAATGGAGCTCCTGATGGAGAAATAGATGTAAATGAATGGGTAAATGATTTAACCGGAGTAAACAATGATTTAATTTTTGGAAATAAATTTGCTATAAGGGTTACCCTTATTGTAAGGACAAGAGGCATACCTGGGTTTGATTACGGGAGGAATCATATCGAGGTAGAAAACAGGGTTATTAATTTAACACCTTTTGATCGTAGATTTGACAGGATTATTTTACAAGGGGTTGTATTCCCCAGAAATTTGAATTTATAA
- a CDS encoding type II secretion system protein, which produces METGIKKGFTLIELLAAITIFGILFVGLLNSIFFGLHANIINSQRIRARQIMSTFMDNLRNLNPDHPFLQNTFPGNGLDNITNPDHIDTLSDNSGMVYEVLWNIEPDPVDTEILDIRVFVFWRDRRFFISSQTSYYREGL; this is translated from the coding sequence ATGGAAACTGGTATTAAAAAAGGTTTTACGCTTATAGAGCTTCTTGCTGCTATAACAATTTTTGGCATACTTTTTGTTGGTCTTTTAAATTCAATCTTCTTTGGATTGCATGCAAATATTATAAACAGTCAGAGAATAAGGGCAAGACAGATTATGTCAACTTTTATGGATAATCTAAGGAATTTAAATCCTGATCATCCCTTCCTTCAGAATACATTTCCAGGTAATGGTCTTGATAATATAACTAATCCGGATCACATAGATACATTATCTGACAATTCTGGGATGGTTTATGAAGTTTTATGGAACATTGAGCCGGATCCTGTTGATACAGAAATTCTTGATATAAGAGTTTTTGTATTCTGGAGAGATAGAAGATTTTTTATCTCTTCACAGACTTCTTATTATAGGGAGGGCTTGTGA